In Dyadobacter sp. NIV53, a single window of DNA contains:
- a CDS encoding DUF1801 domain-containing protein: MAEIKTKPTSGSVEEFINAVKEEQKRKDSFVILEMMKKATGEEPKMWGSSIIGFGNKPYKSAATGREVDWLRIGFSPRKASLSLYISVNIKEHASALEKLGKHKTGVGCLYINKLADVDLKVLEGMIAATLKSR, translated from the coding sequence ATGGCCGAAATAAAAACAAAACCAACCTCCGGAAGCGTTGAAGAATTCATCAATGCAGTAAAGGAGGAACAAAAGCGCAAAGACAGTTTTGTGATTTTGGAAATGATGAAAAAAGCAACCGGTGAAGAACCCAAAATGTGGGGCAGCTCAATTATTGGTTTTGGTAATAAACCATACAAAAGCGCTGCAACCGGAAGAGAAGTTGATTGGCTCCGGATTGGTTTTTCTCCACGCAAAGCAAGTCTATCTTTGTATATCAGTGTAAATATTAAGGAGCATGCCTCAGCTCTCGAAAAATTGGGCAAGCATAAAACTGGTGTCGGTTGCCTGTATATTAACAAGTTGGCCGATGTAGATTTGAAGGTTTTGGAGGGTATGATCGCAGCTACATTAAAAAGTAGATGA
- a CDS encoding ankyrin repeat domain-containing protein has product MKTSDISDPLFLEAVEAIDSGNISQLQSLLQTNPQLITNRLDKPTEGYFKQPYLLWFIANNPIRIEKVPANIIEITGLLIKSARQNAPESFQEQIGYTLGLVESGRIVRECGVQIGLIDLLIDSGAKPGNAQAALAHGNIEAARHIIERSGQITLTAAVCLDRIEDANSLLDEVSMDEKQVALIAAAFYGKPDMTTLLITSGVDVNVFIDHGFHTHASALHQAVQSGSLETVKLLIQAGADTDARDKVFDGTPLDWASHMQEEENDENLKKKYKKIENYLLEISRL; this is encoded by the coding sequence ATGAAAACTTCTGACATCAGCGACCCGTTATTCCTGGAGGCGGTTGAGGCTATCGATAGCGGAAATATATCCCAGCTTCAAAGTTTGTTGCAAACAAACCCGCAATTGATAACAAATCGGCTGGATAAGCCAACAGAAGGATATTTTAAGCAGCCGTATCTGCTTTGGTTTATAGCAAACAACCCTATCAGAATTGAAAAGGTGCCGGCAAATATTATTGAAATTACTGGTCTGCTGATAAAATCGGCAAGGCAAAATGCTCCGGAAAGTTTTCAGGAACAAATTGGATATACCTTAGGACTTGTTGAATCAGGAAGAATTGTACGGGAATGTGGCGTGCAAATTGGCCTGATTGATTTGTTGATTGACAGCGGCGCTAAACCTGGAAACGCCCAGGCTGCTTTGGCTCATGGGAATATTGAAGCAGCAAGGCATATCATTGAAAGAAGCGGCCAAATCACATTAACAGCTGCTGTTTGTCTTGATCGAATTGAAGATGCAAATAGCTTATTAGACGAAGTTAGTATGGATGAAAAGCAAGTGGCTTTAATTGCAGCAGCATTTTACGGAAAACCGGATATGACGACTTTACTGATAACGTCGGGCGTGGATGTAAACGTGTTCATCGACCATGGATTTCATACGCATGCATCGGCTTTACATCAGGCAGTACAATCGGGCTCGCTGGAAACCGTGAAACTTCTGATTCAAGCCGGAGCTGATACGGATGCCAGGGATAAGGTGTTTGATGGTACACCATTAGATTGGGCAAGTCATATGCAGGAGGAAGAAAACGATGAGAACCTGAAGAAAAAATATAAAAAGATAGAAAATTATCTGCTTGAAATATCCCGTTTATAA
- a CDS encoding alpha/beta fold hydrolase, producing MNQQFLVKTDSLALFDNSRNRSVPVALYLPVSEKKIRKQKLIIFSHGYGENKGGDNLVYSYLTENLASNGYFVASIQHELATDSLLAMNGPFQVTRRSNWERGVENIRFVLTELKRAKPELDYSQLILIGHSNGGDMTALFAHKYPEKVDKIITLDNRRMALPLGKNQKVYSLRSGDLPADEGVIPTEKDQKKYRMKIIKLNDIKHSDMDNDANEKQRKVMNDLIMDFVNN from the coding sequence TTGAACCAGCAATTTTTGGTTAAAACTGATAGTCTGGCATTGTTTGATAATTCCAGAAACCGTTCTGTTCCGGTTGCATTGTATTTGCCGGTTTCGGAAAAGAAAATCAGGAAGCAAAAACTTATTATTTTCAGCCATGGATACGGTGAAAATAAGGGTGGAGATAATTTAGTGTATTCATATCTGACGGAAAACCTTGCATCAAACGGATACTTCGTCGCCAGTATACAACATGAACTTGCAACGGATAGCCTTTTGGCAATGAACGGACCGTTTCAGGTTACCCGAAGATCAAACTGGGAAAGAGGTGTTGAAAATATCCGTTTTGTATTAACTGAATTAAAAAGGGCAAAACCCGAACTGGATTACAGCCAGCTAATATTAATCGGTCATTCAAATGGTGGAGATATGACTGCTTTATTTGCTCATAAGTATCCGGAAAAGGTGGACAAAATAATCACTCTGGATAATAGAAGAATGGCTTTACCTTTAGGAAAAAATCAAAAAGTATATTCGTTACGTTCGGGTGATTTGCCAGCTGATGAAGGTGTTATACCCACAGAAAAAGATCAGAAAAAATATAGAATGAAAATTATAAAATTAAATGATATCAAACATTCAGACATGGATAATGACGCAAATGAAAAGCAGCGGAAAGTTATGAATGATTTAATTATGGATTTCGTAAACAATTAA